In Paraburkholderia youngii, the genomic stretch AGCTGTATGGGATCAACGTGTTCAAGGTGCGCGAAATCTCGACGATGCCGACCATCACGCCGATCGCCGGATCGTCGCCGTACGTGATGGGCGCGGTCGACATTCGCGGGCAGATCATCCCCGTGATCGACCTGCCGCGGCTGATGGGCTGCGAGCCGACGCGCGGCCTGAACATCCTGCTGGTCACCGAATTCGCGCGTTCGACGCAGGCCTTCGCGGTCGAGGAAGTCGACGAGATCGTGCGGCTCGAATGGAACCAGGTGCTGTCGGCCGATGGCTCGGCGGGCGGCAAGCTCGTCACGAGCATCGCGCGCATCGACGGCAATACCGGCGATTCGCGGCTCGCTCAGGTGATCGACGTCGAGCAGGTGTTGCGCGACGTGTTCCCGTCGCAGCATCCGAGCGTCGATCCGGCCTCGGTAGGTGAAGCGCTCGGCATCCGCCGCGGCGCGAAGATCCTTGCCGCCGACGACTCCGGCTTCGCGCGCAAGCTGATCGAGCAGGCGCTCACCGCGATCGGCGCCGACTACATCATGACGAAGACCGGCGAGGAAGCGTGGCAAACGCTGCAGCAGGTCGCACGCGAAGCGCAGCAAAAAGGCGTGCGCGCGAAAGACACCATCGCTCTCGTATTGACCGATCTGGAGATGCCGGAGATGGACGGCTTCATGCTGACGCGCCAGATCAAGGCGGACGCACGCACGCGCGATATTCCGGTGCTCATCCACTCGTCCCTGACGGGCGCGGCGAACGAGGCGCATGTGAAGAACGCGGGCGCGAACGGCTATGTCCCGAAGTTCGCCGCGAGCGAGCTCGCCGATGCGATCCGTCAAGCGCTGGGCTGCGCGCCGGCGAAAGCGACGGCGGCTTGAGGTCTCGCGTGCCCAGCAGTGAAGCGGATCGCCGCGCTCAACGATGCGCGGCCAGCTCGATCGAGAAATCCATCCGGCCGATCTCGACGCCCATCGTGTTGAGCCGCTTCGGCGCATGAAAGCCGTCGAGCGTCGCGCGCTGTTCAGGCGTGCCGATATCGAGCACCGCGAGCAACTCGGCAGTGACCGCGTAGAGCGCGGCGGCATTGCCGTCCTCGATCTTCAGCGCGATGCCTAGCGCGCCCTTCGCACCCAGCCGCGCGGTTTGCCGCGACGCGCGCACGCCGATCGCATAGCTGCCGTCCGCGCCGACCTTGCCGACCAGCGCGCCACCGAACGCCCGCATCAGCAGCGTGCAGAAGCGCCCTTCCCCGCCGACCAGTTCCGGGTACGACGTCATCGCGCGATAGATGCGCGCGAGCGCGGCCGTGCGCGGCGGCGTCGCGGCTGCTCCGTCTTCGTGTTGATCCTGCGCCGCCGCGAGCTTCGCGAACAGACGTGCGAGCCGGTCGAGCGGAAACGCCGGGGTCGGCAGATTGCAGCCGTCGATCGCCCATTGCACGCCGTCGTCCGGCAGGTCGCACACGCTCGCGACCGTCTGCTTCACGCGCACCTGCAACGGATGCGCGGGCAGTTCATAGCCGGCGAGCGCCGCCCCGATCGACCGCGCGCCGGCCAGCATGCCCGCATGCTTGCCCGAACAGTTGCTGCACACGCCGGTGGGCGTAAAGCCGCGCCGGATCCAGTCGACATACACCGCATCCGACAACGGCGGATGACCGCCGCAACGCAGATCGGCCTCGCTCGCCTGCGCTTTCGCGAGCATCGCGTGCGTGCGTTCGATATGACGCGGCTCGCTGCTGTGCGATGCGCACATCAGCGCGAGATCGGCTTCGTCGAAACCGCAACGCTCGAGCGCGCCGGTTTCGAGCACCGCGAGCGCCTGGGCCGGCTTCGCCGCGGAACGCGCGAGCGTGATGCGCGCAGCGTCGCCGAACGAATACAGCAGACGGCCGTCCGCATCGACGACCGCGACATGCGCCAGATGCGTGTTCTCGACGGACTCGCCGCGATAGATCGTCGCCGCGACCGGCGCGGCAGGGTGCAGTTCGGATCGGCTCATCGGTATCGTCTCCGCGTCGTTTATTGATCGGGCGATGGCGCCCAAGGCCCGGCAATCGATCAGGCGCTCGCCGCGAGCGCTTCTTCTTCTCGCTCGAGCGTGCGGGTGTGCCGTAGTTCGGGAAAGAACCGCATCCACAACAGCGCGATCGCGATCGTCGCGACACCGCCGACCAGCACGGCCGGCTGCGCGCCCCACCATCCGGCAGTCAGGCCCGATTCGAACTCGCCCAATTGATTCGACGTCCCGATGAACAGCGAATTGACCGCGCTGACGCGGCCGAGCATTTCATCGGGCGTGCGCAGTTGCACGAGCGACAGCCGCACCACCACGCTGATCGTGTCGGACGCACCGAGCACCATCAGCGCGAGCAGCGACACGAGGAACTGATGCGACAGCCCGAACACGATCGTCGCGATGCCGAACGCGATCACGCCGCCGAACATCGCTGCGCCGGGCCGGTTCCGCAATGGAAAATGCGCGAGCCAGATCGTGCCCGCGAGCGCGCCGATCGCCGTGCCCGAGCGCAGCAGGCCAAGACCGATCGGGCCCGCGTGCAGCACGTCGCGCGCGAAGATCGGCAGCAACGCGGTCGCGCCGCCGAACAGCACCGCGAACAGATCGAGCGACAGCGCGCCGAGGATCACCGGCTCGCGGCGAATGAACGCGATGCCCGAAAAGATCGATTCGAGCGTGACGGGCGCGCGACTCGCCGGCTTCACTTGCAGCGGAATGCTCCACACCGACGCCGCCGCGGCCGCGAACGACAGCGTGCACGCGAGATAAGCGGCACCGGGGCCGATGCCGTACAGCAGACCACCGAGCGCCGGCCCGGCGATCTGCGCGGTCTGATTGGCAGACGTGGACCATGCGGTCGCTTTCGGCAGATAGCCGCGCGGCACGACGGCCGGCAGCAGCGACGACACGGCCGGCGATTCGAACGCGCGCGACGCGCCCACGCAGGCAGCCAGCACGTAGATCACCGGCGCGCTGATCCAGCCGCTGAAGGTGCCGATCGCGAACAGCAATGCAGCGACGCTTTCGAGGCTCTGACAGACGGCGGCGATGCGGCGGCGATCGTAACGATCGGCGACATGACCGACGACGAGCGTCAGCAGGAACATCGGCAGGAACTGCGCGAGACCGACGAGGCCAAGTGCGAACGCGCTATGCGTGAGCGCGTAGACATGCCAGCCCATCGCGACGGCGAGCATCTGGAACGACAGCGACGACAGGATGCGGGTGCACCAGAAACGCTGGAACGGCGGGTGTTTCGGCAGGCTGAAATGCGGGGAATCGGCGGGATCGGTGGAGGCTGGGGGCATCGATTGTTGCTCGTGACGGGGAGCATCGGAGCGTGGATTGGGCGGCCGCTAGTTTAGAGCAAGATCGGGGGGCGTGCAGAAAGGCGGCGGGCACTGGCGGCGGCGTGGTGGGAGGCGATGGGGCGGCCCGCGCCGGGGCCGGCACGCTCGAACGAAGCAGGCCGCCCTCGCCTGCTTCGGCGCCACGCATGACTCAGGGGTGCAGGGGCCGGCCTTCCGCGCGGCCGAACTCGACGAAGTGATCGACGGGGTCGACGCCTGCCGCGGCGACGTCGGGATTCGCTTCGAGGTAAAGCTTCGGATCGAAACCCTCGGGCAGTTGGGCAAGCCGCGCCTTGCGCTGAAACGATTCGGCGCTGCTCAACGGACGCCCTTC encodes the following:
- a CDS encoding chemotaxis protein CheV: MADDHRANHERHTERSNLTSSNKFELLLYRLGHVPDSDAHELYGINVFKVREISTMPTITPIAGSSPYVMGAVDIRGQIIPVIDLPRLMGCEPTRGLNILLVTEFARSTQAFAVEEVDEIVRLEWNQVLSADGSAGGKLVTSIARIDGNTGDSRLAQVIDVEQVLRDVFPSQHPSVDPASVGEALGIRRGAKILAADDSGFARKLIEQALTAIGADYIMTKTGEEAWQTLQQVAREAQQKGVRAKDTIALVLTDLEMPEMDGFMLTRQIKADARTRDIPVLIHSSLTGAANEAHVKNAGANGYVPKFAASELADAIRQALGCAPAKATAA
- a CDS encoding asparaginase, which codes for MSRSELHPAAPVAATIYRGESVENTHLAHVAVVDADGRLLYSFGDAARITLARSAAKPAQALAVLETGALERCGFDEADLALMCASHSSEPRHIERTHAMLAKAQASEADLRCGGHPPLSDAVYVDWIRRGFTPTGVCSNCSGKHAGMLAGARSIGAALAGYELPAHPLQVRVKQTVASVCDLPDDGVQWAIDGCNLPTPAFPLDRLARLFAKLAAAQDQHEDGAAATPPRTAALARIYRAMTSYPELVGGEGRFCTLLMRAFGGALVGKVGADGSYAIGVRASRQTARLGAKGALGIALKIEDGNAAALYAVTAELLAVLDIGTPEQRATLDGFHAPKRLNTMGVEIGRMDFSIELAAHR
- a CDS encoding MFS transporter, giving the protein MPPASTDPADSPHFSLPKHPPFQRFWCTRILSSLSFQMLAVAMGWHVYALTHSAFALGLVGLAQFLPMFLLTLVVGHVADRYDRRRIAAVCQSLESVAALLFAIGTFSGWISAPVIYVLAACVGASRAFESPAVSSLLPAVVPRGYLPKATAWSTSANQTAQIAGPALGGLLYGIGPGAAYLACTLSFAAAAASVWSIPLQVKPASRAPVTLESIFSGIAFIRREPVILGALSLDLFAVLFGGATALLPIFARDVLHAGPIGLGLLRSGTAIGALAGTIWLAHFPLRNRPGAAMFGGVIAFGIATIVFGLSHQFLVSLLALMVLGASDTISVVVRLSLVQLRTPDEMLGRVSAVNSLFIGTSNQLGEFESGLTAGWWGAQPAVLVGGVATIAIALLWMRFFPELRHTRTLEREEEALAASA